The proteins below come from a single Anaerobranca californiensis DSM 14826 genomic window:
- a CDS encoding ABC transporter ATP-binding protein gives MFIIKDLTFKYPKNPTNTIKGISFEIREGEIFGLLGPSGVGKSTTQKILIKLLDNFNGEVKYRGTDIKRLGKDFYQETGVGFEMPVHFSKLTAQENIQFFKNLYNNRIDTDALLKRVGLYEDRHKLVSEFSKGMKIRLNFVRAMLNSPKMLFLDEPTNGLDPSNARIIKDIIKEFRDNGGTVLLTTHLMNDVEELCDRVAFMADGKIVEIDTPKNLKLKYGQRNVEVEYKDDKGVEKEVFPLDGLGNNHQFIELLQSKEILTIHSKETTLDHIFIKLTGGMTND, from the coding sequence ATGTTTATTATTAAAGATTTAACTTTTAAGTATCCCAAAAATCCCACCAACACTATAAAAGGGATTTCCTTTGAGATTAGGGAAGGGGAAATTTTCGGGTTATTAGGCCCTAGTGGTGTAGGCAAAAGTACCACACAAAAAATTTTAATTAAACTGTTAGATAATTTCAACGGTGAAGTTAAGTACAGGGGTACCGATATTAAAAGGTTAGGTAAAGATTTTTACCAAGAAACAGGTGTAGGTTTTGAGATGCCAGTTCATTTTTCTAAATTAACTGCCCAGGAAAATATTCAATTTTTTAAAAACCTTTATAATAACAGGATAGATACAGATGCCCTGTTAAAAAGGGTCGGTCTTTATGAAGATCGCCACAAATTGGTTAGTGAATTTTCTAAAGGGATGAAAATCCGTTTAAACTTTGTCCGGGCAATGCTTAATTCCCCTAAAATGTTATTTTTAGATGAACCTACCAATGGCCTTGACCCCTCAAATGCCCGGATTATTAAAGATATTATTAAAGAATTCAGGGATAACGGTGGTACCGTTTTATTAACTACCCATTTAATGAACGATGTGGAAGAACTCTGTGATCGGGTTGCCTTTATGGCTGACGGAAAAATTGTGGAAATAGATACTCCCAAAAACCTTAAATTAAAATACGGTCAGCGTAATGTGGAAGTTGAATATAAAGATGATAAAGGTGTGGAAAAGGAAGTTTTCCCTTTAGATGGACTTGGCAACAATCATCAATTTATAGAACTACTGCAAAGTAAAGAAATCCTAACTATCCACAGTAAAGAAACGACCTTAGACCATATTTTTATTAAATTAACTGGGGGTATGACCAATGACTAA
- a CDS encoding TetR/AcrR family transcriptional regulator, protein MPTQTFFNLPEDKKQRILDAAIEEFASYPFNEVSVAKIIQKANIPRGSFYQYFSDLKDLYKYLFRVIADKKIVYLNRVNLDQEKGDFLKTIRSLYIAGLQFAVEEPQLTQIANRFMKEDENFRKEIMGSLEGKTTDFYYNLLLACKAKGEIDENVDLEMAAFIFTTMNLALLDYFLPKLQGGDLLKEKDFLVETVDKMFYILTNGIKKRN, encoded by the coding sequence ATGCCCACTCAAACTTTTTTTAATTTACCAGAAGATAAAAAACAGCGAATTTTAGATGCAGCTATTGAAGAGTTTGCCAGTTATCCTTTTAATGAAGTTTCTGTTGCAAAAATTATCCAAAAAGCTAATATCCCAAGGGGGAGCTTTTACCAATATTTTTCAGACCTAAAAGACCTATATAAATATCTATTTAGAGTAATTGCAGATAAAAAAATTGTTTACTTAAATAGGGTAAATCTAGATCAGGAAAAAGGAGATTTTTTAAAAACTATTAGAAGTTTGTATATTGCTGGTTTACAGTTTGCTGTCGAAGAACCTCAACTGACCCAAATAGCCAATCGCTTTATGAAAGAGGATGAAAATTTCCGAAAAGAAATAATGGGTTCTTTAGAAGGAAAAACCACTGACTTTTATTATAATCTCCTTTTAGCTTGTAAAGCTAAAGGGGAAATCGATGAAAATGTAGATTTAGAAATGGCAGCTTTTATTTTTACTACAATGAATTTAGCATTGTTGGACTATTTTTTACCAAAACTTCAGGGAGGTGATCTGTTGAAAGAAAAAGACTTTCTAGTAGAGACTGTAGATAAAATGTTCTATATTTTGACAAATGGCATAAAAAAGAGAAATTAA
- a CDS encoding S8 family serine peptidase, with product MKRITKLTIFLIILTILGLFGTTGMANQQGYGDKYNLAELYGEFDLRSDQLVTVIVELEEPSVIEGKHIGRKQTKEKILTAANNVIDELSNRVPEVEVYRKYHYVFSGFSVNLPQNQIPQLLSIPGVKAVYPNIHYDVNTQLVPLDWEVIHPKMLDSAPYIGAPLLWEEGITGKGITVAIIDTGVDYTHPDLAHAFDEYKGWDFVDNDNDPQEGPGQYHGTHVAGTVAGNGLIKGVAPEVRLLAYRVLGPQGGTTQDVVAGIERAVLDGANIMNLSLGNTLNSPDWATSIALDWAMAEGVVAVTSNGNRGPNNWTVGSPAASRRAISVGATQLPYNLYDVEIFTSEGVTYPTSKIMGFPNDNALLNINGKEYDLVYVGLGRPVDFVGINVQGKVALIIRGGIPFVDKVTNAKNNGAVAAIIFNNVPGEIPFYIPGMDLPTIKLDNVDGQKMLAQLQAGYKKVKFNIEKTGEVPEQVADFSSRGPAAQTWMIKPDVVAPGVGIVSSVPGGYGRLQGTSMASPHVAGAAALILQKNPHWGVDDVKAALMNTAEVLINPDTGKPYPHNTQGAGSIRVKEAVNTQTLIIPGSYSFGKFIKNSGKQVERQSFTIKNLSNKRVTYNFNVEFFGNPEGIKVMSSNNLKVNAGKTQQVNLNVQVDTSKLQRGYYEGKITVTDGVNTYSIPAILFVGEPDYPRITHGGIVPVEGGFIIWTYLPGGADLFEVWIYRDSPFYYVGDALVIENVPPGYHEFFWDGKINGNNLPIATYHAFLYAEKAGVGQYLYGGAFEIK from the coding sequence ATGAAAAGGATAACAAAATTGACTATATTCTTAATAATATTAACTATCCTTGGACTTTTTGGCACAACAGGAATGGCTAATCAACAAGGTTATGGCGATAAGTATAACTTAGCTGAACTTTATGGTGAATTTGACCTCCGTTCTGACCAGTTAGTTACTGTTATAGTAGAGTTGGAAGAACCTTCTGTAATAGAAGGAAAGCACATTGGTCGAAAACAAACAAAAGAAAAAATATTAACTGCAGCAAACAATGTCATTGATGAATTATCAAATAGGGTTCCAGAAGTAGAAGTTTATAGAAAATACCATTATGTATTTTCTGGTTTTTCAGTAAATCTTCCTCAAAATCAAATTCCTCAATTGTTAAGTATTCCAGGGGTAAAAGCTGTATATCCAAACATCCATTATGATGTAAATACCCAACTAGTTCCCCTTGATTGGGAAGTTATTCATCCTAAAATGTTAGATAGTGCCCCATACATTGGAGCTCCATTGTTGTGGGAGGAGGGGATTACCGGTAAAGGAATTACAGTGGCAATTATCGATACCGGTGTTGACTATACTCATCCAGATTTAGCCCATGCTTTTGATGAATATAAAGGTTGGGATTTTGTAGATAATGATAATGATCCTCAAGAAGGTCCCGGTCAATACCATGGAACCCATGTAGCGGGAACTGTTGCTGGAAATGGTTTAATTAAAGGGGTTGCCCCTGAGGTAAGATTGTTAGCATATAGGGTGTTAGGTCCACAAGGAGGAACAACACAAGATGTGGTGGCTGGCATTGAGAGGGCAGTATTAGATGGGGCAAATATCATGAACTTATCTTTAGGAAATACCTTGAACTCACCAGATTGGGCTACTAGTATTGCCTTGGACTGGGCAATGGCTGAAGGGGTAGTAGCAGTTACTTCAAATGGTAATAGAGGACCTAATAATTGGACAGTAGGATCACCAGCTGCTTCAAGAAGGGCTATTTCTGTAGGTGCTACTCAACTACCTTATAATTTATATGATGTGGAAATTTTTACATCTGAAGGGGTAACTTATCCTACCAGTAAAATTATGGGATTCCCTAATGACAATGCTTTGCTAAACATAAATGGTAAAGAATATGATTTGGTCTATGTAGGGTTAGGAAGGCCCGTTGATTTTGTAGGAATTAATGTTCAAGGGAAAGTGGCCTTAATAATCAGAGGAGGGATTCCTTTTGTAGATAAAGTTACAAATGCTAAAAACAATGGAGCCGTTGCCGCTATAATTTTTAACAATGTTCCGGGGGAAATACCTTTTTACATTCCCGGTATGGACTTACCTACAATTAAATTAGATAATGTCGATGGTCAAAAAATGTTGGCTCAATTACAAGCTGGATATAAGAAAGTAAAGTTTAATATCGAGAAAACAGGGGAAGTTCCAGAACAAGTAGCTGACTTTTCATCAAGGGGACCTGCTGCTCAAACATGGATGATTAAACCTGATGTGGTAGCACCAGGGGTAGGGATTGTAAGTTCAGTTCCAGGAGGTTATGGAAGGTTACAAGGAACTAGCATGGCGTCCCCCCATGTAGCAGGAGCAGCAGCTCTAATTTTACAGAAAAACCCCCATTGGGGAGTAGATGACGTCAAAGCAGCCTTAATGAATACCGCTGAAGTTTTAATTAATCCTGATACAGGTAAACCTTATCCCCATAACACCCAAGGGGCAGGTAGTATTAGGGTAAAAGAAGCAGTAAATACCCAAACTTTAATAATTCCCGGTAGTTACTCCTTCGGAAAATTTATCAAAAATAGTGGTAAACAAGTTGAAAGACAGAGCTTTACAATTAAAAATTTATCAAATAAAAGGGTTACTTATAACTTTAATGTAGAGTTTTTCGGTAACCCTGAAGGAATAAAGGTAATGAGCAGTAATAACTTAAAGGTTAATGCCGGAAAAACTCAACAAGTTAATCTCAATGTACAAGTGGATACCAGTAAATTACAACGGGGATATTATGAAGGAAAAATAACTGTAACTGATGGAGTTAATACCTATTCTATTCCAGCCATTCTATTTGTTGGAGAACCAGATTATCCAAGGATAACCCATGGTGGAATAGTACCAGTAGAGGGAGGATTTATTATATGGACTTACTTACCAGGGGGAGCAGATCTATTTGAAGTATGGATTTACAGAGACTCACCTTTTTACTATGTTGGAGATGCTTTAGTGATAGAAAATGTCCCTCCAGGGTATCATGAATTTTTCTGGGATGGTAAAATTAATGGAAATAACTTACCTATAGCTACTTATCATGCCTTTCTCTATGCTGAAAAAGCCGGTGTTGGTCAATATCTCTATGGAGGAGCTTTTGAAATAAAATAA
- a CDS encoding sugar phosphate nucleotidyltransferase, with product MVTIKAVIMAGGKGTRLRPLTCGLPKPMVPILNKPVMEYAINLLSKHSITDIAVTLAYLPEKIIDYFGDGEKFNVKLNYFVEDVPLGTAGSVKNCGDFLDQTFIVISGDALTDLDLTKAIEFHKGKKAKVTLVLRKEPIPLEYGVVIVDPHGKIIKFLEKPSWGEVFSNTINTGIYILEPEVFDYYQKGDTFDFSKDLFPKLLEEKIPMYGYVMDSYWNDIGALTSYKETQFYMLSENVQLPIDAKEIERGIWVDEGTLISNKAKLIPPLYIGKNCVINDGVELGPNTILGDNCKIGASSTLKNSTLWKGVKLGNFCEIRGAVLCSDVQLSSRVKVYENCVIGQGSVLKDDSTVKPEVKIWPEKRVEEGTVLTQNLIWGTQSKKNIFGNRGVKGDINIDITPEFATKLGCCFGSVFKKEGAIVVGGDENKGSSLIKNAFIAGVQSTGQRVIDVRNSILPMTRFAIKHFNALGGIHVKGDGFKPNSISIEFLNEKGANISKSVERELENLLCTEGVKRCDVWEIKEVIEVDNLAYFYIEEGKKYIANLKGIKEVVPSVNLFSSSPKALEIGTDFLKGLGCKVKGKVFDSYSNGNWMDEIRANAWKGQYILTAVIKENGEALVLIDNRGRMVAEEVYQLLVYQILLNRGEKLKLIAPHTFPEVIDRLGKIYNCPVIRTKNSPSTVMNEMLKDDQGLGNYLQFILNYDAVWGLGIILDYLVQKGIEFKDLLDDLPKFYYQKREIPCNWEDKGRVIKELMMENQITNKEPFEGVRIEDKRGWGVILPDNERPIFNIFAEGLTEEYAKELCDFFTDKVKGILEMKK from the coding sequence GTGGTTACTATAAAAGCAGTAATTATGGCAGGTGGAAAGGGAACAAGACTTAGGCCATTGACCTGTGGATTACCAAAACCAATGGTACCTATTTTAAATAAACCAGTAATGGAATATGCTATCAATCTTTTAAGTAAACACTCAATCACTGATATTGCCGTAACATTGGCATATCTTCCAGAAAAGATCATCGACTATTTTGGAGATGGTGAAAAATTTAATGTAAAACTCAATTATTTTGTGGAAGATGTACCATTAGGTACAGCAGGTAGTGTTAAAAACTGTGGAGACTTCTTAGATCAAACATTTATTGTCATCAGTGGAGATGCCTTGACAGATCTAGATTTAACGAAAGCCATTGAGTTTCATAAAGGGAAAAAAGCTAAAGTTACTTTAGTTCTTCGGAAAGAACCTATTCCCTTAGAATACGGAGTTGTAATAGTGGATCCCCATGGGAAAATCATTAAATTTTTGGAAAAACCCAGTTGGGGAGAAGTTTTTAGTAATACCATCAATACAGGAATATATATTTTAGAACCTGAAGTCTTTGATTACTATCAAAAAGGGGATACTTTCGACTTTAGTAAAGATTTATTCCCTAAGTTATTAGAAGAAAAAATTCCCATGTACGGCTATGTAATGGACAGTTACTGGAATGATATAGGAGCTTTAACTTCTTATAAAGAAACTCAATTTTATATGTTAAGTGAAAACGTCCAGCTACCTATCGATGCTAAAGAAATAGAACGGGGTATTTGGGTTGATGAAGGGACTTTAATCTCAAACAAAGCTAAACTAATTCCCCCATTATATATAGGTAAAAACTGTGTGATAAATGATGGAGTGGAATTAGGACCAAATACTATTTTAGGAGATAATTGTAAAATCGGAGCTAGTTCTACACTAAAAAACTCTACCCTTTGGAAAGGGGTAAAATTAGGCAATTTCTGTGAAATTAGAGGAGCTGTTCTTTGTTCAGATGTCCAATTATCATCTAGGGTAAAAGTTTATGAAAATTGTGTCATCGGTCAAGGTAGTGTTTTAAAAGATGATAGTACTGTAAAACCAGAAGTAAAGATTTGGCCGGAAAAAAGGGTGGAAGAAGGAACAGTACTGACTCAAAATCTAATTTGGGGTACTCAAAGTAAAAAAAATATTTTTGGCAATCGGGGTGTAAAAGGGGATATCAACATCGATATAACTCCGGAATTTGCAACAAAGCTAGGCTGTTGTTTTGGCTCAGTCTTTAAAAAGGAAGGTGCAATAGTAGTAGGTGGTGATGAAAATAAAGGTTCATCTTTAATTAAAAATGCCTTTATTGCAGGAGTTCAATCAACAGGACAAAGGGTAATTGATGTAAGGAATTCTATTTTACCGATGACTAGGTTTGCTATTAAACATTTTAATGCTTTAGGTGGTATCCATGTTAAAGGTGATGGATTTAAACCTAATTCTATTAGTATAGAATTTTTAAATGAAAAAGGAGCTAATATTTCTAAAAGTGTAGAAAGGGAACTAGAAAATCTCCTTTGCACTGAGGGGGTAAAACGTTGTGATGTTTGGGAAATCAAAGAAGTTATTGAAGTAGATAATCTAGCTTATTTTTACATAGAAGAAGGTAAGAAATATATTGCAAACTTAAAAGGGATCAAAGAAGTTGTTCCATCGGTTAACTTATTCTCTAGCTCTCCAAAAGCCTTAGAAATAGGAACTGATTTTTTAAAAGGGTTAGGTTGTAAGGTTAAAGGTAAAGTTTTTGATAGTTATTCCAATGGCAATTGGATGGATGAAATCAGGGCAAATGCCTGGAAGGGGCAATATATTTTAACTGCTGTTATTAAAGAAAATGGGGAAGCTTTGGTGTTAATTGATAATAGAGGAAGAATGGTAGCGGAAGAAGTTTATCAATTATTGGTATATCAAATTTTGTTAAATAGAGGGGAAAAATTAAAATTAATTGCCCCCCATACATTCCCTGAAGTCATCGATCGACTAGGGAAAATTTATAATTGCCCGGTAATTAGAACTAAAAACAGTCCTTCAACTGTGATGAATGAAATGTTAAAGGATGATCAAGGTTTAGGAAACTACCTACAATTCATTTTAAATTACGATGCTGTTTGGGGATTAGGGATAATTTTGGATTATTTAGTACAAAAGGGGATAGAATTTAAGGATTTATTGGATGATTTACCTAAATTTTATTACCAAAAAAGGGAAATACCGTGTAACTGGGAGGATAAAGGAAGGGTAATAAAAGAATTGATGATGGAAAATCAAATTACCAATAAAGAACCCTTTGAAGGAGTAAGAATTGAAGATAAAAGGGGTTGGGGAGTAATTCTCCCTGACAATGAAAGACCTATTTTTAATATATTTGCTGAAGGTTTAACAGAGGAATATGCTAAAGAGCTTTGTGACTTTTTTACAGATAAAGTAAAGGGAATATTAGAAATGAAAAAATGA